AAGGATTTACCAGCTGGATGTACGCGCTGATTACTGGCGCTTCGTTTGTTGCTTCTGGCTTTTATAAAACGGTGCTGGTTGTCTCTGGCGAAACCATTCTCGGCAATACCGATAGCACCATCATGAAGTCGATGCTGGTTGGCGATGGGGCAGGGGCGTTTGTTTTGCGAAGAACCGAGCCTGGTTACGGAATGCTAGGCTACCACATGATGTCGGATCAGTATCCCGATATTGCAGCAGGGGTTCGGGTGGAGACGGCCGTGGCTGCGCCATTCGATACCGAGGAGTCGCTAAGGGCGTACTTTACCATTGCGCCTAACAGCTTTCAGCGCGACTTCCCGTTTGTCGAAAATTTCCTTCCCTACTCGGTTCATCAGTGCTTGGGAGCCCTTGCAATGAATCCAGATGAGGTAGACCACTATATTTTTGCGCAAAAGATAGATTGGATAAACAGGCGATGGGCGGCCAACGTGGGGGTCGACTACTCGAAGGTGCATGAAACCATTGCCACCACGGCTTGCGTGGAGACGTCGAGCATTCCAATCGTTACCAGCGATGCTCAGCAAAAGGGAAAGCTCAAAAAGGGCGATTTGGTGCTCTTCGCCGACCTAGGCTCTAACTGGTCGGTTGCTTCGGCGCTGTTCCGCTGGTGTATTTAGGCGGTTCGG
The sequence above is a segment of the Alistipes sp. ZOR0009 genome. Coding sequences within it:
- a CDS encoding 3-oxoacyl-ACP synthase III family protein, giving the protein MIDAKYCLSNTKPVIPSVPVGIIGVGSYLPPQVVKNSDFTNIKLSAEELSFLENQGGNRERRWAGSETYTDMAIKAAKNAVENAGIDILEVDMVVVTHISRDIKQLTPPNSVLIQTVLGARNATAINVDQGFTSWMYALITGASFVASGFYKTVLVVSGETILGNTDSTIMKSMLVGDGAGAFVLRRTEPGYGMLGYHMMSDQYPDIAAGVRVETAVAAPFDTEESLRAYFTIAPNSFQRDFPFVENFLPYSVHQCLGALAMNPDEVDHYIFAQKIDWINRRWAANVGVDYSKVHETIATTACVETSSIPIVTSDAQQKGKLKKGDLVLFADLGSNWSVASALFRWCI